The sequence ATATTGTAACTCCAAAGTTTAAAGCTGGAGAGATGTATGTTCCTGAGGTAATGATGGCGGCAAGGGCTTTATCAGAGGGGATGAATATTGTTAAGCCTTTGCTTACTGGGGCAGACATTGCAGTTAGTAAAACAATTATTATTGGAACAGTTGCCGGAGATCTACATGATATCGGCAAGAATTTAGTTGTCATGATTATGGAAAGCGGAGGTTTTAACGTAGTTGATTTAGGTGTTGATGTATCTCCGGAAAAATTTGTAGCAGCCATTAAAGAGCATAACGCAAAAATAGTTGGTTTATCTGCTCTCTTGACCACAACAATGCTAAATATGAAAGTCACAATTGACCATATCGCCAAAGAAGGATTACGAGATCAAGTTAAGATTCTTGTTGGTGGGGCTCCGGTTTCGCAAAGCTTTGCTGATGAAGTCGGGGCAGATGGTTATTGTGCGGACGCTATGGCTGCTAAAGAGATGGCTACCGCATTCTTAAACTAGTTTTCCGGGAAAAGATTATCAGACATATTAAATGTTGCAGAAGTTATGGAGGTGGAAGAATTGAGAAGTGAAGTTCAAGCAGGAGTTTCAAAATTTGAGGGTTTCGGACTTAATATTTTTTCTGACAATGAACTTTATGATATCCACAGTGGAACTCTTGAAGTACTGGAGAAAACAGGGATTAAGGTTGAGTCTAAAGAAGCCTTGGAAATTTTCGCAGCTGGAGGAGCTAGTGTAAATTTCGAAACACGAGTCGTGAAAATTCCTCCTCATATTGTTGAGGATGCTATTCGCTCTGCCCCTAATACAATTCTTTTGGCAGGTAGAAATCCTAAACATGACATTATACTTGGTGGCAAAAGAGTTCACTTTATTAATTTTGGTGAAGGAGTCTCAATCATCGACCCGTATACCAAAGAGTATCGGAAGACTACTAAGCAGGATGTAGCTAATATTTCGCGCTTTTGTGATGCAATGAGTGAAATGGATGCAGTTTTACGTCCGGTAGCACCTCAGGATGTTCCGCCTGTGGCTGCTGTCGTTCATAATGCCGAGGTTATCTTTAATAATACTTCCAAGCACGTATTTATCGGTACTGAAGGTGGAAAAAACTTCAGAAAGGTTCTGAAGATGGCTGCTGCAATAGTCGGTGGAGAAGAAAAGTTACGGGAAAGACCAATCTTCTCTTGCAATGTTTGCCCAACAAGCCCGTTACAATTAGTAGGCCATTGCACTGAAGTAATTATTGAGGGTGCCCGCGCCGGTATAGCAGTAAACGTACTATCAATGGCTATGGCTGGAGCTACCTCTCCAATTACCTTAGCCGGGAGTCTTGTAACACACAATGCTGAAGTTTTAAGTGGCATCGTCTTAAGCCAGCTAACTCGTAAGGGAGCACCGGTTATCTATGGAAGTTCAACCACAATCATGGATCTGCGGTTTGCCACGGCACCTGTTGGATCTCCGGAACTCGGAATGATCAATGCAGGTGTGGCGAAACTTGCCCAGTTTTACTTACTGCCGAGCTGGGTAGCCGGTGGCTAGGTAGACAGCAAACTCCCGGATGCCCAGGCATCGCATGAGTTCACAATTACCGCTATGCTGACAGCGTTGGCAGGGTCCAACCTGATCTATGGCGCAGGTATGTTGGAACTCGGTATTACCTATGACTATGCACAAATGGTCATGGATAATGAGATGGCTAGGATGATTAAAAAAGCTGTTTGCGGGATAAGTGTGTCTGATGAAACTCTGGCAATAGATGTTATTAAAGAGGTAGGTACCGCTGGTAACTTTATTGGTCAAGAGCATACCTTCAAACACATGCGTTCTCAATCTAAAAGTAATGTTATTGACCGCCGTATGAGAGATGTCTGGCTGGCTGATGGTGGTAAGGATTTTTCAGAAAGAGCCTACGAAGTGGCTAGATCCATACTCGAAGACTATAAACCGGAGCATCTGCCGGAAAATGTTCAAGCAGAATTACGTGCTATAGTGGAAGAAACTGAAAAAGAGTATGGTGTCAATAGTTAAGTTAATGACCGAATAACTAAATATTAACGATAGTAATGAGGAGAACGAGCTAGCAACTTTGGTTCTTCTCATTACTAAATAAAGTTACTTAAGGAATTCCAACCTCCTTGGTAATACTCAGGCCACCACCAATAGCGAGTTTTGGATGGGGCTAGAGTAATTCTAGCTGTTAAGGGTAGACAGTCAGATAGTAGGCCTGAAAGTAATTGAGCTCGAAATGACTAAACCGGGAAGGTCGACAGTTTCGAAACTCTTTGAGGAGTTGTGATTTAAACAATGAAAAGAGAAGCACTAACCCAGAAATTATTGGTATTAGGGGTCGACGGGATGGATCCCAAAGTAACCCGGAAGTTCTTAGCCGAAGGAATAATGCCAAACTTACAAAAATTTATAGAAAAAGGTTCGGCAAGAGAAGACTTATCCCACTTAGGTGCCCTGCCAACAATTACACCTGCCTGCTGGACGACCTTAGCAACAGGCGCTTATCCTGGAACACACGGAATTACCTGCTTTTGGCGGCAGTCACCAAAGAGCTTGGACGCTGTTGTCTATAATATGGATTCCAGAAATTGTGAAGCTGAGCAGTTATGGAATGTAACGACTGAAGCCGGCCTCAAAACCTTAGTATGGCATTGGCCCGGTTCCGCCTGGCCTCCGACCAGTGACAACCCGAATTTACATGTTGTTGATGGAACACAGCCGGGTTCGGTTAACATGGGTGTGGCACAACTTGATTGGGAAAAAATTATTGCAGCTAATGAGGAAATTACAGAATTAATCTATGCTCCCAAACTTGAACGTCCTGCCGGTACCGGCTGCATGATTTCCGATCTGAGTGCTATTACTGAAGAAGAAGAAGAACCAGCTACCGATATGATGGAATTATGGTATGGTGAAGCTGCCATGACAGGCAGTGAAATCCGTGAATATATCATGGGACCAGAAAATATGGAAATGGTTATTGAATCAATTCCTCATTATGATGTAGTCAATTCCCCGCTGAAAAATGCAGAAGGATGGGCGGCTGCACCGGCAGATGCTAAAGAATTTACGATTTTAACCTCTGATGGTATTGTAAGACGACCGACCTTAATTTTGAAGAATGCTGATGGCACCTATGACCGTATAGCAATTTATAAAAATAAGAAGGCAGAGAAGCCAATCGCAGTCTTAGAGCTGGGGAAAATGGTTTCCGGTATTGTAGATGACATTAATAAAGAGGGTGTATTAAAACCCGCCTGTCGTTCTATGAAACTCTTGGAACTTTCTCCCGATGGTACATCGGTGAAACTGTGGATCAGTAATGCCTTGGATATTGCCCAGGATAAATTATGGCATCCCAAAGAATTGTTAAAAGATGTTGTAGAAAATGTTGGACCGGTTCAGCCTGTCAGCTTGGTTGGGGGAGAAGATGCTTACCTGGTTGAGAATGTTTATGAACCTGCCTGGGATTCGTATAGTCAATGGCAAGCAAAGGCTTTAAATCATTTAATTAAAACCCGGGATTATCAGGTAGTGTTCACGCATTTGCATAATGTTGACTGTGCAGGTCATATGTTCTGGCACTTAGCGAAAAATCTGGAGCGCTGGAGTTATACTGACCCTGAAGTTAATCAGAACTTTATTCGGAAGTTTTACATTCAGACAGATAAATATTTGGGTGAATTCTTACATCTGTTAGATGAGGGATGGACAATCATGATTCTAGCTGACCATGGTTTACTGGTAGGGGAAGAATTCCCACCACAAATTGGTGAATATGGCGGCATGAATGTACAGGTCATGGAGGAACTCGGTTATACCGTAATGAAAAAGGGCGAAAACGGTAAAACTTTGAAAGAAGTAGATTGGGAAAAGACAACAGCTGTTCAGACTCGAAGCAACTATATATATATAAACTTAAAGGGCCGTGATGCCCATGGCATTGTTGACCCGGCGGACAAATATGAGCTGGAAAGAAAAATTATGTCTGACCTGTACTCCTATAGATATAAAGGACAGCGTGTTATCGGGCTGGCAATGCGGAATAAAGACGCCGTTGTCTTAGGAACAAACGGTCCGCAGTGTGGGGATATCTTCTTTACTGTCGATGAAGGGTTTAGCCGTTTACATGGCGATGGGTTATCCACTGTAGAGGGTGCTTTTGATACTTCTGTTTCCCCAATTTTCCTAGCAGCAGGGAATGGAATTAAAGAAAACTTTAAAACAGTTCGAACCATTAGACAAGTTGATATTGCACCGACTATTGCAACATTAGTAGGGGTAAGAATGCCTGCCCACTGTGAAGGGGCACCAATCTATCAGATTTTAACCGAAGAATTCTAATATAAAGAAAACGCAAGTTTATACTTTCTGATAGTATAAAAAGGCAGGCTGATTCACTTAAACTTAACTCGTGGAATAGCCTGCCTTACTTTGTTTATTCCTAAATGAAAATTCTTTTGAGACTTCTTTGAGAGATTGGACAAAAAGCTATTTAAAGGAGTGAAAAATATGCCCTTAAAACAATTAAATGCCAAGAGTTTTGAAGAAATTATCTATGATAATGAGGAACCCTGTCTTGTTATTTTCTCCAGAAAAGACTGTCACGTTTGTAAAAATGTCGTTCCTGTTTTGGAGGAGCTTCAACCGCAATATCAAGACAGGGTTGGATTCTATTACGTGGATGTAGAAGAGGATAAAAACTTGTTCCAAAGATTCTCCTTAAAAGGAGTTCCACAGATTCTTTTCTTTAAGGGCGGCGAATATCAAGCAAAACTAGCTGGTGCTGTTGACGAAGACAAAGTCATCGATAAAATTGCGGAAGTACTGGAATCGTAATCCCTAAAACATTCTAAAAGAGGGAGTGATTTAGGAAAATGGGAGTACTAACCTACGATCTAATCATTATCGGCGGGGGTCCCGCAGGGCTCACTGCGGCTATTTATGGGGGAAGAGCGAAGCTGAGAACTTTGGTAATCAACAAAGGGACGGTTGGAGGTTTGGTCAATACGACACGAGAAATTGTCAATTATCCGGGCTATGGCCAAATCAGTGGATCCGATCTTATGAAAGACTTTAAAAAGCATGCCGATTCCTTTGGTGTTGAATTCTTACGAGATGAAGTTGTGAGTGTTGATTTCTCACAAGAAGAAAAAATCATCTGTACCAAAAAAAAGAAAGAATACTCGGCTAAAGCGGTTATCATTGCTTGTGGCAGTGAGCCCAGACTCTTAAATATTCCCGGTGAAAAGCGGCTTCAGGGTAGTGGGGTTGCGTATTGTGCAACTTGTGATGCCGAGTTTTTTGAAGGCGAAGACGTTGTTGTCGTTGGCAGCGGGGATCAAGCCATTGAAGAAGGTATGTACATTACCAAGTTCGCTCGCAAAGTCACTGTGATTGTACTTCATGATGAAGGAGTTCTCGATTGTAATAAAGTGAGTGGGGAAAGGGCTTTCCAAAATGAAAAGATGGAGTTTGTATGGAACTCCACTATTCAAGAAGTCCTGGGCGAGGTTAATGTCGAGGGGGTTAAAATCAAGAACTTAAAAACGGGACTTTCCAGCGAACTTACTTGCCAGGGTGCTTTTTTCTTTGTTGGGATGATTCCTTCGACTCATTTTCTTAAGGAAAGTGGCATTGGGATGGACAGTAGAGGCTATATTCCTGTCAATGATTTAATGGAAACAGATCTCGAAGGGGTATATGCGGTGGGAGACAATCGGGTTAAATATTTAAGGCAAGTGGTTTCTGCTGCAGGTGATGGGGCAACGGCCGCAGTCGCTGCCGAGCGCTATATTGAGGAACTGAACGGGTTTCGTACGAGTGTACTGAAAAGCGACAAAAAAGTGCTCTTACTCTTCTTCAATGCCTTAAATAATGAAAGCTTGGAGTTTAGCACTTTATTAGAAGAGGCAAATCAAGAACTATCGGAACCCTACAAAGTGGTGAAAATGGATACGGCTACAAAGAAAAACTTGGCCCAAAAGTATGATGTCAAAAACGTACCATCAGTTGTTGTATTGGACAGAGGGCAAGAGATCAGGCGATTGGATTATTCAATGGATAAAGAAAAACTTAAAGCTCAATTAAGATAAGATAAATCATTTTAGTAAATAGTAAAGCATTAGAAGAGTATTTTACCAATAGTAATTTGGCTTAATATTAAATGAAAAGAGTTTTTGTAATCACTGTAATTATAAATCAGGTGTTAGCCATTTAAAGTAGCTAATATGCTGATGGATAAATAGTTGATATCAAAGGAACCTACCTTTGTGGGATGGGTTCCTTCAATTTTTGCCTATTTTTTCATTTTCGGTTAAAATGATCAGTGGTTAGATCTTTCGCTAAGGCGACAATAGCATCAGCCAATTTAGATAATTCATTGACTGAAGGGGCAATATCTGTTAATGAAGCTGCTTGATGGTCTGACACTATAATCATTTCACTGACGGCGGAATTTATCTGCTCTACCGCATCTTGAATCTTTTTTAGGGTTGCTTGGATATTCTTTGAGGAATCAGAACTGCTTTGAGCAAGTTTGCGGACTTCATCAGCAACTACAGAAAACCCTTTGCCATGTATGCCGACTCGAGCCGCTTCTATGGCAGCATTAAGTCCCAGTAAATTTGTCTGAGCGGAGATTTTGTGAATGACCCCAATTATGGTATCTGTTTCATCAACTTGATTTTTAGTACTCTGCGAGATAAAACCCAGCTGTTGTCCAGTCGCTGAAAGCTCCTGAGCTTCCGCCGCTATTTGGTGAACATTAATATCGACAGTTTTAATAATCTTATTTAAGGAGTTAGCAATTTCAAAAAGCTGTTCCCTGCTATCTACGGATTGTTGAATGGCAATAGCACCGACAATGTTGTCGTTTTCCCAAATGGGTATTGCTACAGCTATATAGGGAACTCCGAAGCCTTCTTTCCCAACTTCTTTGACGACCCGTCTTCGCTGTTGGATTGCTTCATAAGAAACCCATCCGGGACCAGGTTTATCCCCGACATAGGAGGCCTTATCCCACTTGAAAGTTTTTGGAACCATGTCCCAAATTACTTTTTCCGTGTCGCAGATGAATAATCCAATATCATCAATTACAAATTGGTTGATATGGTGCCACTGCTAAAAAGTGCTGGAGAGTTTTACAGTACAATTGATCATTAGACAATTATCTCACCGTCTCCTTGCCATATTTAGATATATAACTACAAAACTAGATAAGCCTGCTTACATTGATCTTATTATAGTAATGACCAAGTGTGAAATTACGGATAGTTATACCGGGTATAAATTCTGAATTTTATAACCATTAGAACAAATTAGCTGTAATGAGTTAATTATGACGTTTTTTTTCTGATATACGAAAAAAAAGGATATAATAAAGCGATATTTAATTTTAGACAGGATGGATTATCAATGAATACCTTTAATAAACTTGGAATCGACGAAGCTTTAGTAACTGCTCTTAAACAACAAGGGATTGTTGAGCCAACTGTAATTCAAGAGCAAGCAATACCCTATATCTTAGATGCGAAAGATGTATTGGGCCAGTCGGAAACAGGAACCGGTAAAACCTTAGCTTTTCTGCTTCCGATTATTCAAAGGATCGATACTCTCAAGAAAGAAACTCAAGCAATGATTCTTACTCCAACCCATGAACTAGCTATCCAAATTCAGCGTGAGATAGAGACTCTAGTAAAAGACTCTGGTATTGCAGTTACTTCCGCTGCAATCATCGGAAACGTAAATATTTCTCGGCAAATTGAAAAATTAAAGCAAAAACCCCATATAATAGTGGGTTCCAGTGGAAGAATTCTTGAGCTAATTCAAAAGAAAAAGATAGTAGCTCAAACTGTTAAAACAATTGTGCTTGATGAAGCTGATCGTCTACTTGATGAGAATAACAGCGCTATTGTTAAAGGGGTAATAAAGACGACCCTAAGCAGAACGCAGCTATTGTTGTTTTCGGCGACCTTATCCCCCCAGACCCAACAGAAGGCGTCGACACTATTAAAAACTCCTGAAGTCATTCGAGTGACCGAAACAATCATGATTGCTCCCACCGTTGAACATATGTATTTTTTGGCAGAACAGAGAGATAAAATTGAAGCCCTGAGAAAATTAATTAGAATAATCATCCCTACGCGAGGGCTGATATTTATTAATAAAAGTGAAGAGATTGAAAAAACGGTCTTAACACTAAAATATCACGGTTTAGAAGCAGAGGGCATTTTTGGAGGGGCTAAAAAGGCTGAACGAAAAAAGGCGATGGATGATTTCAGGAGTGGAAAAAGCTCCTTGTTAGTGGCTTCAGATATAGCTGCCAGAGGATTAGACATAAAGGGGATCACCCATATTTTTAACTTAGATTTGTCGGAAGATCCTCAGCTTTATCTTCATAGAGTCGGCAGAACAGGCAGGGCAGGTAATAAGGGGATTGCTATTTCAATCGTCAATCCACAGGAGGTTCAGGTTTTAAGAAAGTTAGAAAGCGCTTTTGGAATTCAGATTAGCCCTAAAGAAATGTCCCAAGGAAAGATCGTTAACGTAAGAAAAAAGTTACAGAGGAAAGTGTGATGTAGTATAATCAAGTAAAACCTAGATGGAATCCAAGGGTTTAGCCACGAAGTGGAGGGAATTCTTGTTATGCAGTCTTCTCCTTTAGAGTTAGCGCGAAAACTAGATGAAGAAGGTTATTTAATAGATCCAGTAACAGCGACAACCTTATTCCTTTCTTTAGCTCTAGATAAACCTTGTCTTATTGAAGGGCCTGCTGGGGTGGGCAAGACACAGTTGGCTTTAGCCCTGGCGCGAGCAGAGAAAAGAAGACTTATCAGGTTACAGTGTTATGAAGGACTTGATTTAAGTAAGGCGTTGTACGATTGGAATTATGCTAAACAACTTTTGCGCTTACAGCTTGCCAAAACCGAAGAGTGGGATGAAATAAAATTTGATTTATTTTCGGAAGAGTTTTTACTCTCTAGACCGCTTTTAGAAGCGATTCTATCTTCTGAACCAGTTCTATTACTCATTGATGAGTTAGATAAAAGCGATGAAGAATTTGAGAGTTTTCTTCTGGAGCTACTAGCTGAGCGACAGGTTTCTATTCCCGAATTAGGAACTATATCTTCGAAAACAAAACCAATTGTAATTTTAACCAGCAACAATTCTCGCGATTTTAGCGATGCCTTAAGACGACGTTGTATACATATTTATTTGACATATCCCAGCTTAGATCGAGAAATCTCGATTCTTAGAGCCCATGCTCCGGAGCTGGCAGATAGTTTAGTTAGAGATGTTTGTGAGTTTGTTGCTAAAGTAAGAAAATTGCCGTTACAGAAGCTGCCTAGCGTATCCGAGACCATTGACTATGCCCGGGCCTTAAAAGCTCTTCAGCTGGAGGAATTGAATTATGCTAACCTCCTTGGGACTTTGAGCGTTTTGTTAAAATACCCTAAGGACATTGCGAAGCTAGAAGAACGCCTTAAAAAGTGGGAAACCGAGAGTAGACAAAGTAAGGATAATCAATAAATGGGAGCTATGAATGGATGGACTTTTATTCGGCTAATCAATGCTCTCAGGCAAGTTTCTCTATCAATATCCTCCCAAGATATTCTGGATGCTGAAACCTGTCTGGCTCGCTATCCGGAAATACCGCCTAAACAAATATTGAGATCATTATTTATTCATCGCCCACAAGATACTGGGGTCTTTGAGACGGTATGGAGAATAGTCGTAGGATGTTCAGAGTTCTTGAATTCTGAGGTTTCAAAGGATACATCTGTCAAAAAGGATTTGGAAAATAATAATAGTCCTGGGATAGGCGGACAAGGCACGGGTCGGGGCACTGGGGGGATTAGCCTTACAAATTCCGGAGATATTTTAGACTCAGCTAAAATTTCCAGAATGATTTCCTTATCGAGGATAGAAGAGTTGGTAGGTAGTGAGCAGGAATTTGAAGATGTTGTGAAAAAGATTTTAACGGATCTGGATTATTTCACTTGGATTAATTCCTTCGATTTGGCTTATCAGCGGGGTTCGCTTTCAGAAGATGATTGGATTTTACATCATAATGCTCGAGCTACTATCATAAATGAAATTCAGCAGCAGATTTTGACGGTTCAGGTAAGGCACTATAACAGTTGGGAACCCGTGGTTCGACAGCATTGGCTATATAAATCTTTAAGCTTATTGTCAGAAGAGGAAAAAGAGCTTGTAAAATCCAGTATTAAAAAATGGACCCGGAAATTAGCCTTAAAACAAGGCGCGCGATGGAAATCCTCTAAGAAAGGAACCATAGATATAGCTCAAATCATTCGGCAAAGTGTTCAA comes from Desulfosporosinus meridiei DSM 13257 and encodes:
- a CDS encoding methyl-accepting chemotaxis protein, which produces MVPKTFKWDKASYVGDKPGPGWVSYEAIQQRRRVVKEVGKEGFGVPYIAVAIPIWENDNIVGAIAIQQSVDSREQLFEIANSLNKIIKTVDINVHQIAAEAQELSATGQQLGFISQSTKNQVDETDTIIGVIHKISAQTNLLGLNAAIEAARVGIHGKGFSVVADEVRKLAQSSSDSSKNIQATLKKIQDAVEQINSAVSEMIIVSDHQAASLTDIAPSVNELSKLADAIVALAKDLTTDHFNRK
- a CDS encoding thioredoxin family protein, whose amino-acid sequence is MPLKQLNAKSFEEIIYDNEEPCLVIFSRKDCHVCKNVVPVLEELQPQYQDRVGFYYVDVEEDKNLFQRFSLKGVPQILFFKGGEYQAKLAGAVDEDKVIDKIAEVLES
- a CDS encoding FAD-dependent oxidoreductase; amino-acid sequence: MGVLTYDLIIIGGGPAGLTAAIYGGRAKLRTLVINKGTVGGLVNTTREIVNYPGYGQISGSDLMKDFKKHADSFGVEFLRDEVVSVDFSQEEKIICTKKKKEYSAKAVIIACGSEPRLLNIPGEKRLQGSGVAYCATCDAEFFEGEDVVVVGSGDQAIEEGMYITKFARKVTVIVLHDEGVLDCNKVSGERAFQNEKMEFVWNSTIQEVLGEVNVEGVKIKNLKTGLSSELTCQGAFFFVGMIPSTHFLKESGIGMDSRGYIPVNDLMETDLEGVYAVGDNRVKYLRQVVSAAGDGATAAVAAERYIEELNGFRTSVLKSDKKVLLLFFNALNNESLEFSTLLEEANQELSEPYKVVKMDTATKKNLAQKYDVKNVPSVVVLDRGQEIRRLDYSMDKEKLKAQLR
- a CDS encoding AAA family ATPase; translation: MQSSPLELARKLDEEGYLIDPVTATTLFLSLALDKPCLIEGPAGVGKTQLALALARAEKRRLIRLQCYEGLDLSKALYDWNYAKQLLRLQLAKTEEWDEIKFDLFSEEFLLSRPLLEAILSSEPVLLLIDELDKSDEEFESFLLELLAERQVSIPELGTISSKTKPIVILTSNNSRDFSDALRRRCIHIYLTYPSLDREISILRAHAPELADSLVRDVCEFVAKVRKLPLQKLPSVSETIDYARALKALQLEELNYANLLGTLSVLLKYPKDIAKLEERLKKWETESRQSKDNQ
- a CDS encoding DEAD/DEAH box helicase, which produces MNTFNKLGIDEALVTALKQQGIVEPTVIQEQAIPYILDAKDVLGQSETGTGKTLAFLLPIIQRIDTLKKETQAMILTPTHELAIQIQREIETLVKDSGIAVTSAAIIGNVNISRQIEKLKQKPHIIVGSSGRILELIQKKKIVAQTVKTIVLDEADRLLDENNSAIVKGVIKTTLSRTQLLLFSATLSPQTQQKASTLLKTPEVIRVTETIMIAPTVEHMYFLAEQRDKIEALRKLIRIIIPTRGLIFINKSEEIEKTVLTLKYHGLEAEGIFGGAKKAERKKAMDDFRSGKSSLLVASDIAARGLDIKGITHIFNLDLSEDPQLYLHRVGRTGRAGNKGIAISIVNPQEVQVLRKLESAFGIQISPKEMSQGKIVNVRKKLQRKV
- a CDS encoding VWA domain-containing protein is translated as MGAMNGWTFIRLINALRQVSLSISSQDILDAETCLARYPEIPPKQILRSLFIHRPQDTGVFETVWRIVVGCSEFLNSEVSKDTSVKKDLENNNSPGIGGQGTGRGTGGISLTNSGDILDSAKISRMISLSRIEELVGSEQEFEDVVKKILTDLDYFTWINSFDLAYQRGSLSEDDWILHHNARATIINEIQQQILTVQVRHYNSWEPVVRQHWLYKSLSLLSEEEKELVKSSIKKWTRKLALKQGARWKSSKKGTIDIAQIIRQSVQWDGHFFKLYFRHKIPQVPELVVLCDVSNSMASFVEFLIYVVTCFRERIRKVRILFFIDSIWDVTEFVWNEELTEVKQEIKSWGHKVSSGFSDYGAVFKELAEKKLQGISSQAVLVILGDGKNNYHQAQAEYLAQIAEKVRKVFWLNPLEKNEWSEPDNTMKDYQIYCSKVYRCRTARDLQIIVQDVF
- a CDS encoding cobalamin B12-binding domain-containing protein; protein product: MSDFDQLADYVFKGNAAAVKELTQKMVNAGGDPMEIISQGLLIGMDIVTPKFKAGEMYVPEVMMAARALSEGMNIVKPLLTGADIAVSKTIIIGTVAGDLHDIGKNLVVMIMESGGFNVVDLGVDVSPEKFVAAIKEHNAKIVGLSALLTTTMLNMKVTIDHIAKEGLRDQVKILVGGAPVSQSFADEVGADGYCADAMAAKEMATAFLN
- a CDS encoding alkaline phosphatase family protein encodes the protein MKREALTQKLLVLGVDGMDPKVTRKFLAEGIMPNLQKFIEKGSAREDLSHLGALPTITPACWTTLATGAYPGTHGITCFWRQSPKSLDAVVYNMDSRNCEAEQLWNVTTEAGLKTLVWHWPGSAWPPTSDNPNLHVVDGTQPGSVNMGVAQLDWEKIIAANEEITELIYAPKLERPAGTGCMISDLSAITEEEEEPATDMMELWYGEAAMTGSEIREYIMGPENMEMVIESIPHYDVVNSPLKNAEGWAAAPADAKEFTILTSDGIVRRPTLILKNADGTYDRIAIYKNKKAEKPIAVLELGKMVSGIVDDINKEGVLKPACRSMKLLELSPDGTSVKLWISNALDIAQDKLWHPKELLKDVVENVGPVQPVSLVGGEDAYLVENVYEPAWDSYSQWQAKALNHLIKTRDYQVVFTHLHNVDCAGHMFWHLAKNLERWSYTDPEVNQNFIRKFYIQTDKYLGEFLHLLDEGWTIMILADHGLLVGEEFPPQIGEYGGMNVQVMEELGYTVMKKGENGKTLKEVDWEKTTAVQTRSNYIYINLKGRDAHGIVDPADKYELERKIMSDLYSYRYKGQRVIGLAMRNKDAVVLGTNGPQCGDIFFTVDEGFSRLHGDGLSTVEGAFDTSVSPIFLAAGNGIKENFKTVRTIRQVDIAPTIATLVGVRMPAHCEGAPIYQILTEEF